GATACAGACTTGTTTACGATGAATTATTTATGCTCGAATTGGCCATGGCGCTGAGGAAACGTGGCATTAAAGAAGAGGCGGGAATTTCATTCAAGATAGGTTCTAATGTCGATACCCACATTCGCAACCTCATACCCTTTACTTTGACCAATGCCCAGGAGCGGGTAATCAATGAAATTAAAGAGGATATGCGGAGCAGTAAACCCATGAACCGATTGCTCCAGGGTGATGTTGGTTCAGGTAAGACGGTTGTTGCGATTTATGCCATCCTTGCCGCCATTGCCAATGGTTACCAAGTCGCCTTCATGGCACCCACCGAAATACTGGCCAAGCAACATTTCCAGACCATTCAGACATATCTGGAACACTCTCACGTCAGGATACAATTGTTGACAGGGGATACAAATTCCATGCACAGAAAGGACAACCTTGATCAAATCAAAACGGGGCAGATCGATCTGATTGTTGGAACACACGCCCTTATTGAAGAAACCGTTCAGTTCAAGCGATTAGGCCTCGTGGTAATAGACGAACAGCACAAATTTGGAGTGGTACAACGTCTGAAGTTAAAAAAGAAAGGGCTTTGTCCCGACGTGCTTATCATGACGGCGACCCCAATTCCCCGGACTCTTTCCCTTACCTTGTTTGGCGATCTGGACATTTCGCTATTGGATGAAATGCCGCCCGGTCGTTCCCCTGTTAAGACCCTTTGGATACCTAGAGACAAGGAAAATGATGCCTATGCCTTTATAAAAGCTGAAATTGGAAAGGGGAGACAGGTTTTTATTGTCTATCCCCTTGTTGAAGAATCGGAGAACTTTGATCTCAAATCTGCCGTTACAGAGGCAAGAAGATTGCAGCAGGAAGTATTCCCAACCCTCAGGGTGGGCTTGCTCCACGGCCAGATGAAGCCTGCTGAAAAGGACAAGGTTATGATGGACTTCAAGGAAAAGAAATATAATATACTGGTTTCTACTGTGATCATTGAGGTGGGGATTGATATTCCCAATGCCACCATTATGGTTATTGTACATGCCGAGCGATTCGGACTGTCCCAACTCCATCAACTGCGTGGACGCATCGGCAGGGGAAACGAACAGTCGTATTGCCTGCTTTTCGGTAATCCCACGAGCTATGTGTCAAGCGAACGGCTCAAAATTATGACCAGGACCAACAACGGATTTAAGATTGCAGAGATGGACTTCAGATTACGGGGGCCGGGTGAATTCTT
The Candidatus Brocadia sp. genome window above contains:
- the recG gene encoding ATP-dependent DNA helicase RecG produces the protein MLVTKTIAKITSQSALSQSVQYLKGVGPKRSEILEKLGIHTIRDMLYYFPRDYKDHTRIQKISEARIGAEITIQGKVLGVQTRMARSRKSILEVFVSDETSTIAATWFNQPFLANKFHVGDNIFLHGRVGAYKYLQLLNPEYEIIQGDDADIKEGSIIPVYPLTEHMSQTHFRKIMKEAVHHFVGYIDEILPKEIVKKSQLIFIHNAIRNIHFPETFENLKNARYRLVYDELFMLELAMALRKRGIKEEAGISFKIGSNVDTHIRNLIPFTLTNAQERVINEIKEDMRSSKPMNRLLQGDVGSGKTVVAIYAILAAIANGYQVAFMAPTEILAKQHFQTIQTYLEHSHVRIQLLTGDTNSMHRKDNLDQIKTGQIDLIVGTHALIEETVQFKRLGLVVIDEQHKFGVVQRLKLKKKGLCPDVLIMTATPIPRTLSLTLFGDLDISLLDEMPPGRSPVKTLWIPRDKENDAYAFIKAEIGKGRQVFIVYPLVEESENFDLKSAVTEARRLQQEVFPTLRVGLLHGQMKPAEKDKVMMDFKEKKYNILVSTVIIEVGIDIPNATIMVIVHAERFGLSQLHQLRGRIGRGNEQSYCLLFGNPTSYVSSERLKIMTRTNNGFKIAEMDFRLRGPGEFFGTRQHGLPELKISDLIKDFPILKRARDDAFELVSQDPQLIMRAHHMIRQRVSETFKDRLELINI